In Juglans microcarpa x Juglans regia isolate MS1-56 chromosome 1S, Jm3101_v1.0, whole genome shotgun sequence, the genomic stretch AGGCGCCCGGGCTAGACGCGGGCGGCGCTGCTTCCTCACCGAAGATCAGTTTCAGCTCACCCCCATCGCTGTCGGTTTTGGCCGAAGATTCCTCGTTCTCGGTCCCGGAAACGGTGTCTCCGAGGGTGGAGGATGATCGGATGTGAGTGGTTCTGGTATAGGTAGAGAGCCACTTGGCCCGCATGTACTCCCCTTTTCTCCATGGCGGAAAAGGCATCCCCTTCTTCTTCAGGCTCTGCCTCGCTGCCTCCGACACAATCGACGCGATCTGACCCAGCCGATCCGATTTCCCTACAAAAATGTATGGCAGGGATTGCAGGATCGCCTTGTATGCACCCGTTGATCGAGCTATCTCAAACTCCGATCGGAAATCGATATCGATCAACAATCTCTCCCCCTCCACTATTACATCTATGTATTCGTATTCCCCTGAACCAAAACCAtagatttttctcaattttacttcatgattaaaatgaattaaggtAAAactatttagagagagagagagtgagagagagtacCGGCTGGGTAAGAAGATGATTTGTCCCATTTGGATTTGCAAATTGAGGAGTCGTAAccgagagatgagagagagtcagTAACGATGATTTTCAGATCATCTTTTCGTTTGTGAATTTTGCTGTTCTTCTCGACGATCTTGGACGTGTCTGCTAAGAGGTTTCTCTCCGCAATGCTAGAGCAAGGAATTAGAGTCTGTTGCAACAAAACATGATTAATTTGAGCTCTTACGAGGTTTCTTTCTAATAATTCTTTAACCAAAACTATGCTTATGCTccgtttggttggtgagaaactAGAGGAAGTTAAAATTTAGGAATTTTTGGGACACAGAACTTGAAGCGACATTTTACCTTGAGTATATCAAAGAAATCACCGCCGAACGAAGATCCAGAAGTGATTGGCTCGCCGCCGAAACAAGCGAACACGTCAAGCTCGTCGTCGGAACTGTCATTGATGTTGCCGTTGAAGCAATTGCAGCGATTCCGGCCGAACTTCGCCGCCGTTGATGATTGCTTCTCCGTGCTCTCCTGCTCAATGAAGTTCTGCACCATTCTCGCCAAGCAAACCGAGCTCGGCTCGAACTCTGCCCCTCCTCCATCTTTGTTGTTGTACTGTGCCTCACCACCAGCTTGCTTCTCCCCAGACGAAATCTTCAGAACGCTAGGTAATTGCCGGTCGAAAAGCCTCCTGAACCGCGATTTTAACACTGGCTTGGCCGTATCGGTTCGAACAATCGGTTCCCTCCATGCTGCTTGAGAATCAAGATCAATAGGTTGGATCTTCATTGGAAAAGGCATGGTGAAGTTGAAACAATCTCTAGAGAGGTTACGCTCTATGGCTCTGTGTATTTCAGTACAGCCTAATAATGCTGGACTGAAAACACCGCTCTGAAGTTCTGGTTCTTTTTCAGAGCTCAATAAACTCAGATTCGCTTTGAAATTCACAGCCTAACAgtaacaaaattttaaacaaagaaACGGCACCTTAATCCAAAGGTGCCTCCCTCACTTCCAAATATTCACACCAATACATGAACGAGAAAAATCCGATGCCAACACTCACACCAAAAATTCATACGCATTCTACATCCACCGTCATCTTTACAAAAGTCTGTCTCAATAGACAAAGCAAAAATTTTCCGCCGGTAATAATTTCTTCTCCGATCACCGGGTCAGTCCGCTCCAAAAACTAAGctaaagaaagaacaaaagaatAATCTACGAAAATTTCTTAACGAGCGAGAAATCCGTGTACCTTCTTCTGGAATTATCGTTGCGAAGAAGAATGGAATAGCTTTTCGCACTAAGACAAAGAAGGTAGGTTGCTTTCGTGGAAAACGTGACGGCGATGATCGGAGATATGGGCAGTGGGTATTTTTAAGGATGAGACCTTCACCGGAATATTCATTTTCCGGTGAGTAGATCGTCGACAGCGAAGGTGAGAGAAATGGCGATAAATGGTTTAGTGTGCTTCTGGTCTGGGGACACTCGATGGTGGTGGATTGGATTGTATTGGATTGGGGGATGGGTTTTATATAGGGAAGGGTAGAGAGGTCAGGGAGTGCTGACTCGGATCAACTGACCCAA encodes the following:
- the LOC121245863 gene encoding uncharacterized protein LOC121245863, which encodes MPFPMKIQPIDLDSQAAWREPIVRTDTAKPVLKSRFRRLFDRQLPSVLKISSGEKQAGGEAQYNNKDGGGAEFEPSSVCLARMVQNFIEQESTEKQSSTAAKFGRNRCNCFNGNINDSSDDELDVFACFGGEPITSGSSFGGDFFDILKTLIPCSSIAERNLLADTSKIVEKNSKIHKRKDDLKIIVTDSLSSLGYDSSICKSKWDKSSSYPAGEYEYIDVIVEGERLLIDIDFRSEFEIARSTGAYKAILQSLPYIFVGKSDRLGQIASIVSEAARQSLKKKGMPFPPWRKGEYMRAKWLSTYTRTTHIRSSSTLGDTVSGTENEESSAKTDSDGGELKLIFGEEAAPPASSPGASLSSHPSRNSSADEGEKEVAITPWQPPAVKPKSFERGAKMVTGLASLLKDKP